The DNA window ATCACCTCAGGAACTTCCGTCGGACCTTCATAGCGTGGACGATCACCGGCGTGCCGTCCGCGGCGTGAGCGACGCCGATCTCTAGGAGCGCACCCGACGATCCGAGCCCACGAGCATCACGAGACCATCGTCCAAGTGCCACGCGTCGATCGCGTTCCGATTAGGCGTGGCGGATGTCCTCATCCTGGACGCCGTGCTTCCTGGCGGCCGGAGCGATCACCGGCTCCGGCTTCACCATGACAAGGTACCTTGCCGGCCGACGGATCGCAAGTTACCTTGTCAACAAAGGAAGCCCACGTCGCGAATTTCGTGTCCGTTCCGGAGGATTCCAGATTCCGGTAGTAAAGGTTTGTTCCCAGCCTTTACTTCATTTCCGGCCAAGTATAGGCTAGGATTTGAGTAAGGTTACCGACTAGTCTTTACTAAGACCTGGAGTTGATAAAAGATGCGTGGCACCCTGCGACGGGCGATGTGGCGCTACGATCCTGCGCTGTATGCGCCGCCGCGCTACCGACGCGCCTGCCGCTATGACGCCTTCATCCCCGAGCCCATTTCCGAGCTGTCGGTGTCGTTGTCCGGCGAGCTGGCCGCTGTAGTCTCCGACGCCGAAGCGGCGATCGCGCGGCTGAACGCGGGCGCGGAGCCTGCACTTGCGCCGCTCGCGCGGCTGCTGCTTCGAACCGAGTCGATCGCCTCCTCCAAGGTGGAGGGCATGCAGGTCGACGCCAGAACCCTCGCGCGCGCCGAGGTCGCCCACGAGACCGGCAGGAGCATCGGCGCAGATGCGGCGGAGATCATCGCGAACATCGACGCGATGCAGTTCGCTGTGGAAGACGCCGCCTCACGACTCATCACCGAAAAGGAGATCCTAGCGATCCACCGCGTGTTGACGGCGCGCACCCCAAGAGCCGATCAAGCGGGCAAGCTGCGCAGGGTGCAGAACTGGATCGGCGGCAACAACTACAACCCCTGCGGGGCTGGCTCCGTTCCGCCGCCACCCGAAGAGGTACGGCGTCTAATCCGCGACCTATGCACCTTCAGCGAGCGGGACGATCTGCCGCCACTGGTGCAGGCAGGCATCGCCCACGCCCAGTTCGAAACGATCTATCCATTCGAAGACGGCAACGGCCGCACGGGACGCGCACTCGTCCAAGTGATCCTGCGCGGCCGGAGGCTCGCCACCCAGTACGTGCCTCCCATCAGCGTCATCTTCGCGCGCACCAAACGCCACTATATCGAGGGTCTGGAGATGTTCCGCGCCGACGATGTCGCGGGATGGCTGGAGATCTTCGCCACCGCCGCGGTGCGAGCCACCAAGCTCGCGTTCGGCTACACGGAAGCCGTCACCCGACTGCAACAGGACTGGCGGGAGCGGCTGATGGAACACTCCGCGCCCCGATCCGATGCGGCGGCATGGTCGATCATCGACGTGCTTCCCGCCCATCCCGTCATCACGGTCGCCGTGGCGGCCGCGGCGACGGGCAGGACCAAGCCGGCGGTCAACAACGCCGTGGCCGAACTCGCCGACGCGGGAGTCCTGCGTCCCGTATCGAACTCCAAGCGCAATCGGGCATGGGAAGCACTCGGCCTTCTCGACCTTATCGTGGAGGTCGAAACAGGGAGACACGTCTAGTCCCTCGCGGCCCGCACGAATCACAACCGAGCCGCCTGGCTTGGTCTAGTCGTGGAAGCTGCCCATGTCCGGGCGGCGAAACAGCTAGATTCAGCCTTGCCCTGAATACCACTTGAAGGAACAATGCAACACGACTCGGTCTGGACGACGTCTTGAGGAGCGAGGCGCGCCCAGCGAGGGCAAGGGGGATGCGATGGAGGTCGACGTCGCGGAACGGGGCCGCACGGCCGGCGTTCGGACGTTCCTGATCGCCGACGTCCGCGGCTACACCCGCTTCACCCGCGAGCACGGCGACGCTCAGGCCGCACGCCTGGCGAAGAGGTTCGCGGACCTAGCTCGCGACGCGGTTGAGGCGCGGGGTGGCCTCGTGATCGAGCTTCGAGGGGACGAGGCTCTCGCCGTCTTCACGTCGACACTACAAGCCCTCCGTGCAGCCCTCGAGTTCCAAGCGACGTGTGAGGAAGAAGCCAGCGTAGATCCCACGCTTCCGTTGACCGTCGGGATCGGCATCGACGTGGGCGAGGCGATCCCGGTCGAAGACGGATTCCGGGGTGCGGCGCTCAATACCGCGGCCCGCTTGTGCTCGCGAGCGGTCGCCGGACAAGTCCTCGTTACCCGGGCCGTGGCCGACTCGGTGTCCGACGGCGGCGACATCCGCTTCCACGGACTCGGCGCTGCGGAGCTCAAGGGGTTCGAAGCGGCCGTCGACGTGATCGAGGCGCAGCTTGCCCGGCCGCCAGAACTCCGCGCGCCGGCGCCGCAAACTGAGACGAGCGAGCCGGCGGCCGCGTTGCCGGCGGAGCTCGACGTCCTCACGCCCCTCGTCGATCGCGAGCATGAGATGCATTGGCTGCGCGGCACTTGGCGCCAGGCGCGACGAGGACGGGGTCGCGTCGTCTTCGTCTCCGGACCGTCCCAGATCGGCAAGACGCGGTTGGCCGCCGAGATCGCCTCGCAGATCGCCCGCGACGGCGGTCGCGTTCGCTACGCGGGCGCCGGCGGAACTGCGGCGGCGCTGGCGCAGGCGGCGGTGCGCGGGTTGGCGGAGGCGATCCATCCGATCGTGGTGGTGCTGGACGACCTCGACGTCGCGGGCGAAGACGCCGCGAACACGCTCGGCCGGGCGTACGATCGCATCCTCTCGAGGCCGGCCTTGGTCATCGGCATCGTGAAGGACGCCGAAGCCAGACCGGAGCTCGCGGCGGTGATCGAGCAGGCGGACCGCTTCGGCGACGGACACGTCCGGCTGTCGCCGCTCGATCTCAAGGGCGTCGAAGGCATCACCCGTTTGTACGTGGGCGACCAGGTTCGGGACGCTCCCCTCGAATCGATGGCGCGGGCGTCGGGAGGCGTGCCCGGACGCGTCCACGAGGTGGTCGGTGAGTGGGCGCGCGACGAGGCCGGCAGGCGTCTCGCTGCGGCCGCCGAGTGGCTGGTCGAGGGACGTGGCCGTCGATCCGCTGACCTCGACTTCGCCAACAACATCATCGAGCTAAGGCTCGGCAGGCTCTACACAGCGGAGGCCGACCGCGCGGCCAAGAGCGAGTGCCCGTACAAGGGCCTCGCTTCCTTCGAGGAGACCGACGCTGCTTACTTCTTCGGCAGGGAGCGGCTGGTCGG is part of the Actinomycetota bacterium genome and encodes:
- a CDS encoding Fic family protein, giving the protein MRGTLRRAMWRYDPALYAPPRYRRACRYDAFIPEPISELSVSLSGELAAVVSDAEAAIARLNAGAEPALAPLARLLLRTESIASSKVEGMQVDARTLARAEVAHETGRSIGADAAEIIANIDAMQFAVEDAASRLITEKEILAIHRVLTARTPRADQAGKLRRVQNWIGGNNYNPCGAGSVPPPPEEVRRLIRDLCTFSERDDLPPLVQAGIAHAQFETIYPFEDGNGRTGRALVQVILRGRRLATQYVPPISVIFARTKRHYIEGLEMFRADDVAGWLEIFATAAVRATKLAFGYTEAVTRLQQDWRERLMEHSAPRSDAAAWSIIDVLPAHPVITVAVAAAATGRTKPAVNNAVAELADAGVLRPVSNSKRNRAWEALGLLDLIVEVETGRHV